In Planctomycetia bacterium, the following are encoded in one genomic region:
- a CDS encoding DUF1559 domain-containing protein has protein sequence MFYLGRHTCRRRRTPSNIAERAAFTLVEVLVTMSIVGILAAIALPAIQKVRESARDGTCKSNLRQLGVGLMQYGTRSNYLCSGAWDWKRDGAVTEVGWVADMVHQGTSPGDMLCPSSPQKLSNVYAQMLTFDPTGNPCADSLGKADQTMPDGTVVPNPCRAIFTASDKGKMLDELLLAKKFNTNYAAGWFLVRSEVDIDNRGLLVNKKPTCAKTPRERGCTFGPLAMSKIGGYRVTSSIVPLMGCGIQAEAGENMLSQAVGEFDEGTFLADAFTDGPRDKTTNKAPVVSGAVGAAAWYGPWNQTLQDYRSFAPVHYGPAYGSCNILFLDGSVQSFSDLNGDKLLNNGFAASTESGYIDDEVELPAALIHSMWSLDPARLAPR, from the coding sequence ATGTTTTATTTAGGTCGCCATACGTGTCGTCGGAGACGAACGCCTTCGAATATCGCCGAGCGCGCCGCTTTTACGTTGGTGGAAGTTCTCGTCACGATGTCGATCGTCGGGATTCTCGCCGCGATCGCCTTGCCCGCGATTCAGAAAGTTCGCGAGAGTGCGCGCGATGGGACGTGCAAAAGCAATCTCCGACAGCTCGGCGTAGGGCTCATGCAATACGGCACGCGCTCGAACTATCTTTGCTCCGGCGCTTGGGATTGGAAGCGAGACGGAGCGGTGACGGAAGTGGGTTGGGTCGCCGACATGGTGCATCAAGGGACTTCGCCGGGCGATATGCTTTGCCCCTCGAGTCCGCAAAAGCTGAGCAACGTCTACGCGCAGATGTTGACGTTCGACCCGACGGGTAACCCCTGCGCCGACAGCCTCGGCAAGGCCGATCAAACGATGCCCGACGGCACGGTGGTGCCGAACCCTTGCCGTGCGATCTTCACGGCCTCGGACAAAGGGAAGATGCTCGATGAGCTGTTGCTGGCGAAGAAGTTCAATACGAACTATGCGGCGGGCTGGTTCTTGGTGCGCTCCGAAGTCGACATCGACAATCGCGGCCTGCTTGTGAACAAGAAACCTACTTGCGCAAAAACTCCGCGCGAACGGGGCTGCACCTTCGGCCCGTTGGCGATGTCGAAGATCGGCGGCTATCGAGTGACGTCGAGCATCGTGCCGCTCATGGGCTGCGGAATTCAAGCGGAAGCAGGGGAAAACATGCTTTCGCAAGCGGTCGGCGAATTCGACGAAGGAACGTTTCTCGCCGACGCCTTTACCGACGGCCCGCGCGATAAGACGACGAACAAAGCACCGGTCGTTTCCGGCGCAGTCGGCGCCGCGGCTTGGTACGGGCCGTGGAATCAAACGCTGCAAGACTATCGTTCGTTTGCCCCAGTGCATTACGGGCCCGCGTATGGTTCGTGCAACATCCTTTTTCTCGACGGCAGCGTGCAATCGTTCAGCGATCTCAATGGAGATAAATTGCTCAACAACGGCTTCGCCGCTTCTACGGAGTCGGGCTACATCGACGACGAAGTCGAGCTCCCGGCCGCATTGATCCATAGCATGTGGTCGTTGGATCCGGCACGTCTCGCACCTCGATAA
- a CDS encoding DUF1559 domain-containing protein — protein sequence MKIRSWKVARGRRGFTLVEIMVVMTIIAILISILVPAVGFVRETARGSQCRASLRSFFLGFAGLADRDKKQQYTSGAYDPTRDGCPDSIGWVADLVNAKVCKPQELLCPSNPGQGSEKYNDLMASATGSEPTTATRQAMGSCGTGTTVAALTGTQVADLFLAKGYGTNHMTTWFMSRSAPPTAGSSTTGITANMTGTKAWRLATGVNASKGPLTRRMVDQSLVTSNTIPLAGDANVGDIKDRSLTASIVGTDGTEYLGGGVQLVESFSDGPYLVTGVGKPTNTAETIYFQAAPASSSVAAAAPTGIAVEEQGYKGLAKKGNTQLTYLQDYRDFGPVHGGGANVLFADGSVKSFSDQNGDTFLNPGFMADLTSADGYAEGDNTVELPAAEIFSGIFLEAFASSPKGNLD from the coding sequence ATGAAAATTCGAAGTTGGAAAGTTGCCCGAGGACGACGCGGTTTTACGCTCGTCGAAATCATGGTGGTCATGACCATCATCGCGATCTTGATCTCGATCTTGGTCCCTGCCGTCGGCTTCGTCCGCGAAACGGCCCGTGGCTCGCAGTGCCGCGCCAGCCTTCGCTCGTTCTTTCTCGGTTTCGCCGGCTTGGCGGATCGCGATAAGAAGCAGCAGTACACGTCGGGTGCTTACGACCCGACCCGTGATGGTTGCCCGGACAGCATCGGTTGGGTCGCCGATCTTGTGAACGCGAAGGTTTGCAAGCCGCAAGAATTGCTCTGCCCGTCGAACCCCGGTCAAGGAAGCGAAAAGTACAACGATTTGATGGCGAGTGCCACCGGTTCCGAACCGACCACGGCGACCCGGCAAGCGATGGGCTCCTGCGGTACGGGTACTACCGTAGCGGCTCTGACCGGCACGCAAGTCGCCGATCTCTTTCTCGCGAAGGGATACGGTACGAACCACATGACGACGTGGTTCATGTCCCGTTCCGCGCCGCCGACCGCCGGTAGCAGCACCACCGGGATCACGGCGAACATGACCGGCACGAAGGCCTGGAGACTCGCCACGGGTGTGAACGCGAGCAAGGGGCCGTTGACCCGTCGGATGGTGGATCAATCGCTCGTCACGTCGAATACGATTCCTCTCGCCGGCGATGCCAACGTCGGAGACATCAAGGATCGTAGCTTGACGGCGTCGATCGTCGGCACCGACGGCACCGAATACCTCGGCGGCGGCGTTCAATTGGTGGAATCGTTCTCGGACGGTCCCTACCTCGTCACCGGCGTCGGTAAGCCGACGAACACCGCGGAAACCATCTACTTTCAAGCCGCTCCCGCTTCGTCTTCGGTGGCCGCTGCGGCTCCGACCGGGATTGCCGTGGAAGAGCAAGGCTATAAGGGCCTCGCTAAGAAGGGGAACACCCAACTCACGTACTTGCAAGACTATCGCGACTTCGGTCCGGTTCACGGCGGCGGTGCCAACGTGCTCTTCGCCGACGGTAGCGTGAAGTCGTTCTCGGATCAAAACGGCGACACCTTCTTGAACCCAGGCTTCATGGCCGATCTGACCTCGGCCGACGGTTATGCCGAAGGGGACAACACGGTCGAGCTTCCTGCCGCCGAAATTTTCAGCGGTATTTTCCTCGAAGCCTTCGCCTCTTCGCCCAAAGGCAACTTGGATTAG
- a CDS encoding DUF1573 domain-containing protein produces the protein MNTRRLAIVLPLVIVSLAAAWMVRSRLTTTSQVAHAVQDSVQDNASLPTKQPKVIAVDNVFDFGVMSPGDEQRRKFTVRNDGEADLTLSLGKTTCKCTLAHLDGTIVPPGASTEIELEWHTEEAQFRFRQAAVIKTNDPKLPRFELAVEGSVRVKLATSPESVYFPEIPKNVGRKSEILLYSQAYDRIEIRSLESTLKSVTVELANDTSASDTSAAVLPPESRYFRTLKIEKSPESKAGAFAGVVRVHYVGSFHGGKEEQGVFELPVSGETVGDLSLHGRSVVGTLLNLGTVSQARGTTQKAYVHVRGDARAVSFTVDRTSPKFLQVDIGKGERLSPTITRFPIEVTVPVGAPQINLANVETGQGEVVLKTTHADHPQVRFQVAMLIAP, from the coding sequence ATGAATACTCGCCGCCTCGCGATCGTGCTGCCGTTGGTCATCGTGTCGTTGGCAGCGGCCTGGATGGTGCGCAGCCGCCTAACAACGACATCGCAGGTCGCGCACGCCGTGCAAGACTCCGTGCAAGACAATGCTTCGCTGCCGACGAAGCAGCCGAAGGTAATTGCCGTCGACAACGTTTTCGATTTCGGCGTGATGAGTCCCGGGGATGAGCAGCGGCGCAAGTTCACGGTGCGCAACGACGGAGAAGCGGATCTCACGTTGTCGCTCGGGAAGACGACCTGTAAATGCACGCTCGCGCATCTCGACGGCACGATCGTTCCGCCGGGCGCGTCGACCGAGATCGAGCTCGAATGGCATACGGAAGAAGCTCAGTTTCGCTTCCGGCAAGCGGCGGTGATCAAAACGAACGATCCGAAGCTGCCGCGCTTCGAGTTGGCGGTCGAAGGGAGTGTGCGCGTCAAGCTGGCGACGTCGCCCGAGAGCGTCTACTTCCCGGAGATTCCGAAGAACGTCGGTCGCAAGAGCGAGATCTTGTTGTATTCGCAGGCTTACGATCGGATCGAGATTCGCTCGCTCGAATCGACTTTGAAATCGGTCACCGTTGAGTTGGCGAACGATACGTCCGCTAGCGATACGTCTGCTGCGGTGTTGCCTCCGGAGTCGCGTTATTTTCGCACTCTGAAGATCGAGAAGTCGCCGGAAAGCAAAGCGGGAGCGTTCGCCGGCGTCGTGCGCGTTCATTACGTCGGGAGTTTCCACGGCGGCAAGGAAGAGCAGGGAGTCTTCGAGCTTCCGGTCAGCGGCGAGACGGTCGGCGACCTTTCGTTGCACGGTCGAAGCGTCGTCGGCACGTTGCTGAATCTCGGCACCGTGTCGCAAGCGCGTGGGACGACGCAAAAAGCTTACGTGCATGTGCGCGGCGATGCGCGCGCGGTTTCCTTCACGGTCGATCGGACCAGCCCGAAGTTTCTCCAGGTCGACATCGGCAAGGGAGAACGACTCTCGCCGACGATCACGCGTTTTCCGATCGAAGTCACCGTTCCTGTCGGAGCACCCCAAATCAATCTGGCGAACGTGGAAACCGGACAGGGGGAAGTCGTGCTCAAGACGACGCATGCCGATCATCCGCAAGTTCGTTTCCAAGTGGCGATGTTGATCGCTCCTTAA